Part of the Nitrospirota bacterium genome, TCAGGTCAACTGGATGAATCGAGGGAGGCATGCAGTTTCATTCCCTTTGAAATCACGACGAGGCCGGATTCGGTGACGGTAAATCGCTGTGCATCGGCCGCCCGGTCGTACCCGATTTCCGTATTGGGCGGGATGACGACATCCTTATCGATGATGGCCCGTTTGATCCGGCTCTGTTCGCCGATGACGACGTTTTCCATGACGATCGATTCACGCACGTCGGCATGGTCCAGCACGCGGACGTTTGGTGAGAGCACCGAGTTTTGCACCCGGCCACCCGAGACGATGCAGCCGCCGCAGACGATGGAATCCAACGCCACGCCCATTCTGCCGCCTTGATAGTCTTGCGCGAAGACGAATTTGGCAGGTGGATATTGTCCTTGATAGGTGCGAATCGGCCACTGCTGGTCGTAGAGATTAAACTGGGGATCCACCGAGACGAGGTCCAGGTTCGCTTCCCAGTAGGCGTCCAGGGTGCCGATGTCGCGCCAATACTTCACGTCTTTGTTGTTCGCGTCGACAAAGTTGTAGGCATAGACACGGCGATCGCGAATCATACGCGGAATAATATTTTTCCCGAAGTCGTGACTGCCGCCCTCTTGCGCGTCGGCAATCAAGTACTCACGGAGGACCTTGGTGCGAAACAGGTAGATGCCCATCGAGCCAAAGGCCTTGGTTGGATCGTTGGGGATCGACGGCGCATGCGCCGGTTTCTCGATGAAGTCCGTAATCCGGAAGTCTTCGTCCACGCCGATCACCCCGAAGCGATGGGCCTCTTCAATCGGGATATCGATGGCCCCGACCACGGCATCGGCGCCTTTGGCGAGGAGCCAATGGAACATCTCCATATAGTCCATTTTGTAGATGTGGTCGCCGGCCAGGATCAGGACATAGTCCGGTTGTTCGTTGTCGAGGAGGAACAGGTTTTGGTGCACCGCGTCGGCCGTGCCTTGATACCATTCTTCGCTGATCCGTTGCTGGGGTGGAATCGAGGCGATGTATTCGCCGAGTTCGGCATTCAAGATGTTCCAGCCCGTGCGGATGTGACGATCGAGCGAGTGGGACTTGTACTGGATGAGGACGGCGACTTTGCGCAGTCCGGAATTGAGACAGTTGCTGAGCGTGAAATCGATGATGCGATACTTTCCACCAAAGGGCACCGCCGGCTTGGCGCGATGTTCGGTGAGAGGCTGAAGCCGTTCGCCCTTTCCTCCCGCCAGCACCATGGTGAAAATGTTCTGCATTGCGGCGAATTGTAGCAGGACGCAGAGGAAATAGAAAGAAAGCAGACTCGTTGACATCGAGAGGATCTGAGACGATACTACGCGAGACAGCCTAGGCAGATGTGTGATTCGTCGATCAAAGGAGTGCGTATGAAGCGGGATGTATTGGTCACGTCGCTGGTGAGACAGAAACCGATTCTGAAGTCGGTGCAGAAGTCGGTTCAGAAGCCGGTCGTGGATCGCAGCAAAGATGCGTTGTCGCGGCTCGAACATCTTGAAAACCAAATGGCGAAGTTGTCGGAATTAGTCCGTGAGCATGCGGAGGATGTCGATCGGTTGGTGCGCATCGTGGCAGAAGATCGCGAAGTCATTCGGCGACAGTTGTTGCGTAAGCACCATGAGCAAGTCCGGGTTCGGAAACATCTCCGTGATTCGAGTTCCAAAGGATGACTCGACTCCTAAGCCGGTGATCCTGTGCCGTCGATTCCTCCTCGTGGGTCCTTCCTCTCAGCATTGCGAACAGACCCTGCCCGCCTCGTTCTTGCTGCTTCGCCCTTATGCCGGTGATGTCCACATGGATCAGCATGGTTGACCAATCAGCGAGTATCGACATCACGTCTTTGGTGAAGCGGCATGGTGCGACGCTTGCGGTCGACCATGTGTCGTTGACCGTGCAGCGAGGGGAATTCTTTTCGCTCCTCGGACCCAGTGGAGCAGGGAAGACGTCCCTGTTGCGGATGATCGCAGGATTTGAAACGCCGGATGAGGGGACCATTTGCATTGATGGCCGCTCGATGGAGGCGGTGCCACCGAACCGCCGTCCTGTGAATCTCGTCTTTCAATCCTATGCACTCTTTCCCCATATGACGGTGGCTGAAAATGTGGCCTTCGGCCCCACGATGCAGGGCGTTCCACGCGCTGAGATTACGTCCCGCGTACGTCTCGCCTTGGATATGGTGAAGCTTTCATCGAAAGAGGAGCGCCTGCCATCTCAGCTATCGGGTGGGGAGCAACAACGCGTCGCATTGGCCCGTGCGTTAGTGAATCGGCCATCTGTCCTGTTACTCGATGAGCCGCTCTCAGCGTTGGACC contains:
- the glgC gene encoding glucose-1-phosphate adenylyltransferase; translated protein: MQNIFTMVLAGGKGERLQPLTEHRAKPAVPFGGKYRIIDFTLSNCLNSGLRKVAVLIQYKSHSLDRHIRTGWNILNAELGEYIASIPPQQRISEEWYQGTADAVHQNLFLLDNEQPDYVLILAGDHIYKMDYMEMFHWLLAKGADAVVGAIDIPIEEAHRFGVIGVDEDFRITDFIEKPAHAPSIPNDPTKAFGSMGIYLFRTKVLREYLIADAQEGGSHDFGKNIIPRMIRDRRVYAYNFVDANNKDVKYWRDIGTLDAYWEANLDLVSVDPQFNLYDQQWPIRTYQGQYPPAKFVFAQDYQGGRMGVALDSIVCGGCIVSGGRVQNSVLSPNVRVLDHADVRESIVMENVVIGEQSRIKRAIIDKDVVIPPNTEIGYDRAADAQRFTVTESGLVVISKGMKLHASLDSSS